Below is a genomic region from Anaerolineae bacterium.
GAGTTGAGAGGATGCTCTCGTTGAGAGGATGCTCTCAACGAGAGGATGCTCTCAACGAGAGGATGCTCTCAACGAGAGGATGTTCCCATTATAACTTATTTTGCCGGAAAAGTGAAGGTGATTCTTGACCAATTTCAGGGATAAGATTACAATGAAAATGATTTTTACCAGCAAATAATAAAATCTCAAGGAGGATTTTTTCATGACCCACGTAATCACATCGTTGTGTACCCGTGAAGGCGATTGTGTAGAAGTCTGTCCGGTAGACTGCATTATCCCCGGTCCAACCGATGACGCAGACTGGAATGATCTTTTCTTTATTGACCCGGATACCTGCATTGACTGTGGTGCCTGCGTGCCGGTATGCCCCCCGGAAGCCATCTTCCCCGAAGAAGATTTACCCAGCGAGTACGAGGCCGATACCGCCCGCAATGCGGCCTTTTTCACCGACGGCCCCGGTTATTGGGATTACGACCTGGAAGAAGAGCGGGCCACCTATAAAGGTCAGCCGAAATAAAACCCGGTGATGGCTTTTCAAAAATACCACAATTGAACTACGTTGATTTTTTATAATGATAAAGAGCAAAAGCGGTTCGCGTTGATTTTGCAATGAGCCGCTTTTTATTTTCTTGGTGAGGTATTCAGGTTGACCCTTCAAGTTCCCGCTAAAGCCATGGTCATTGTAGCCCATCCCGACGACCCCGAATTTTTCTGTGGCGGTATAATTGCTTTGTGGTGCAAGCATGGCACTGAGATGAGCTATCTCATCTTGACCAACGGCAACAAGGGCAGCGACGACCCTGAAATGACCCCGGAAAAACTGACCGCTATCCGTAAAAAAGAACAACAGGCGGCAGCCGACGTGTTGGGGGTTAAGCAGGTAATTTATTTTGACGAACGGGACGGGGAACTGCAACATACCCTGGGGCTGCGCCAGCGCGTTGTCGCTGAGATACGGCGTCATCAGCCAGATGTGGTTATTACCCAGGACCCCAGTCGCTATTTTTTTGAGAACCGTTACATTAACCACGCCGACCACCGCGCCGCCGGAGAAGTGACCATTGATGCCGTGTTCCCGGCGGCCCGCAACCGGATGTATCACCCCGAACTTCTTGATTTGGGGTTAGAACCACACACCGTAAAAGAAGTTTATTTAACCGGCACCGAACGCGCCAACCTGTGGGTGGATATTTCCGAAGTGTTCGACCTCAAGATCAAGGCTATTCGTTGCCACGTTAGCCAGGTGCGCGACCCGGACAACCTGTATGAACGGATTAAAGAACGCAACACCACCCTTGACCAGTACGGCCGGGAGGTGCTGCGCGAAGAATTTAGGGTGATGCAGATTGGTTAATCTTTATCGGATAAAAAATCACCATACCCGGGCGCGCCCTGACTTTTTTATTTTTGAGACACTCCCTCTTGCTTGTGAGAGTCGCTTTCATAGGGTAAAATAATGCCTGGTAAAAATTTGCGCTTCCCGGCGCGCGCCAAAAAACTCAATTGGGAGCATGGTGAACGTTAGACCCCTGCCGGCTGAACACCGGCCAAATAACAATTTCTGGCCTACCGTTTACCGTCTGCTGTATGGAACTTCCCGTAGTTTTTAATGACCGTTATCAACTGGTCAAAAAAATTGGTGAGGGCGGCCTGGCCGAAGTTTACCAGGCCCAGGATATGTCTCTGGGCCGGATGGTGGCGGTTAAGGTGTTGCGGCCCCAATATACCCGCGACCCCGGCTTTTTGGTCAACTTCCATCGCGAGGCCCAAAATGCGGCCCGGTTGAGCGATTCTTATATTGTGGCGGTGTACGACTTTGGCCAGGCTAAAAGCCGCCCCTACATTGTAATGGAATGGGTGGCCGGGTCTGACCTGCGCACGGCTATCGCTGAGCAGGGGGCCATCCCCGTAAACCAGGCCGTTACCTACGCCATTCAGATTTGCTCGGCGGTGGGGGCCGCCCACCGGGCCGGAATTGTGCATGGCGATTTAAAACCGGGCAATATTTTGCTGACCCCCACCAATCAGGCCAAAGTGACCGATTTTGGCCTGGCCCGCGCCCTGGGCGAAAGCACCATGGAGGAGGGCGAAGTGGTTTGGGGCACCCCGGCCTACTTTGCCCCGGAGCAAGCCTCCGGCGACCGGGCCTTACCCGCCACCGACGTTTACGCCATTGGCATTATTTTGTACGAGATGCTCACGGGCCGGGTTCCTTTTGTGGGCGTAGACGACCAGGACGTGGCCCGCAAACAGATTTACGAAGCGCATATTCCGGTTGACCGGCTTGACCCCATCATTCCCGAACCCTTGGCCCGTATTGTTGACGCGGCCATGGCCAAAAATCCAAACGAACGCTTTTTAACCGCCGACCATTTGCGCGAGGCCCTGATGATGTATAAACAGGGCCGCTTGAGCGCCAGCGGCAGCCAGTCGCCGATTTCGGCCGTGGTCGGCTCTCCTCTGCAGAACGTGGGCTATTCCGGCGCTGTGCCACCCCCGCCGCCCCCCCCCTCCCCGGCTGCGGCTCGCCAGCGTTACGTGCCGGCTGCTCAGGCGGCCACGCGCTCTAAAAAGCGCGGCGGGTTTGACGGAATTTTATTGCTGTTGGGTCTGATTGCCATTATTGCCATTGCCGGCCTGATCCCCTTATTTGTGGCTATTTACCAGGCTTACGCGCCCGAACCAAGCGGTATTTTCCCCACCCCTCTGCCCACCCTGCTGCCCGACCAGGTGCGGATGCCCGACATTGTGGGGCTGGATGAAACAGCGGCCCGGTCGGCCTTAACGGATATGGGCCTGGAATTGGTGATAGCGGGCGAAGAGCCGCATCCTACCTGGCCGGCCTTTACCATTATCCAACAATCTATTCCGGCTGGCGCGGGCGTGGACCTGGGCAGTCCGGTTAATGTAATTCTCAGCCAGGGACCACCCTTGATTGAAGTGCCCGACGTGAGGGGCATGAATTTTGAAGAGGCCCAGCAGGCTTTAACTGCGCTAGACTTGGTGGTGCAGAAATTTGAGGATTGGAGTGTGGAAACACCGGGCAGAGTGCTTGGGCAAGACCCCCCGCCGGGTTCGCTGGTAGCTAACCGGACCTTGATGACCCTGGTGGTGAGCAGCGGCTCCCGCGTGCCCATGGACGCCAATTTTGATGGACAAATTCTATTAAAAGCGTATGAAATGCCCCGGGTGCAGTTTAAACCCGGTGAAATAGTCAATCTGACCTTCTTCTGGCAGGCCATTAAGCCGCCTGTAGCTGATAACAATTTTTTTGTCTATTTAACCACGCCCCAGGGAGGAATTGTCTCTCAAATTGACGCAGCGCCCCAGGGCATCGCCCCTACCAGCCAATGGCCTGTGGGTGAAGTCAACTTCAATCATTACCAGGTGGCTATCCCCATTACGGCGGCTCCGGGTAATTATCAGATTCGTATCGGTTTTTACAATCCGGCTACAAAAGTGCGGTTACCTATTTTGGAACCGGGCCGGGGCGAACAGGATAATCTGGGCGCCTTGATTTTGCGTTCAGTAGAGGTAGTCCAGTAAAAAATCTGGATAGCTTCCTTTTAAATATCCCCTTTGTTTTGGTATAATTATGGTCAACTTTAGTTGACGGCCAACGCCTGTTGGCAGTAGTTTTGGAGGAAAGTGTGAATTCAGGCTTTTTCAAAAATAGCGGCATTGTTTATCTGCTGGTTCTGTTAGCCGTAGCTGCTATTGTTTTTAGCATTTTTTCCGGCCCCAGAAATACCAATGAAATAGACCTTAGCACCGTGGCCGAAGATATAAAAGCGGGTAAGGTAGAGAAAATAGAGATTCAGGAAGATGAGTTAACGGTAACGTATACCGGCGCTGATAACTCTCCGGTCAAATCTCGTAAAGAAACCGACGTTAGTATTTTTAAAACATTTGAGGACCTAAGTGTTTCAGCCGAAAATCTGAACAACATCGAGATAACCGTTATTCCTCGCAGCGCCTGGAGTGATTGGGGCACTTTGGCCCTGACCGTCCTGCCCCTGGTGATTTTGGGCGGATTGCTTTTTTTTATGGTCCGCCAGGCGCAGGGCTCCAACAATCAGGCCCTCAGTTTTGGCAAAAGCCGGGCCAGGATGTTTGCCGGCGACAAACCCACCGTGACGTTTGAAGATGTAGCCGGCGCCGAAGAGGCCAAGGAAGAACTGGCCGAGGTGGTTGAGTTTTTGCGCGAGCCGGAAAAATTCATCTCCCTGGGCGCGCGTATCCCCAAGGGCGTGTTGATGGTTGGCCCTCCCGGCTGTGGCAAAACCCTGCTGGCCAAAGCCGTTTCCGGCGAAGCCGGCGTACCCTTTTTTAGCATCTCCGGCTCCGAGTTTGTGGAGATGTTTGTGGGCGTGGGGGCCAGCCGGGTGCGAGACCTGTTTGACCAGGCCAAACGCAACTGCCCTTGCATTGTTTTTGTGGATGAGATTGACGCCGTAGGCCGCCATCGGGGGGCCGGCCTGGGCGGCAGCCACGACGAGCGCGAGCAAACCTTGAACCAGATACTGGTGGAAATGGATGGTTTTGAAACCGACACCAACGTGATAGTAGTGGCCGCCACCAACCGCCCGGATATTTTGGACCCGGCCCTGTTGCGTCCGGGTCGGTTTGACCGCCGGGTGGTGCTGGACCGGCCCGACTGGCAGGGACGAAAGAAAATTTTAGAAGTTCACGCCAGGGGTAAGCCGTTGGCCACCAATGTTAATTTAGAGGCCTTATCCAAAATAACCATCGGCTTTTCCGGGGCGGATTTGGAGAATGTGATTAATGAAGGGGCCATCCTGGCGGCCCGGCGCGGCCAAAAGCAAATCAAAATGGCCGATTTACAAGAGGCTATTGAAAAAGTGCGCATGGGGCCGGAACGCCGGAGCCGTATCCGCAATGAAGAGGAGTTAGAAGTTACCGCTTATCACGAAGCCGGGCATGCCCTGGTGTCGCATCTGATTCCTGAAGCAGACCCGGTGCATAAGGTAACAATTATTGCCCGGGGCAGCACTCTGGGCGTTACCTTATTTTTGCCGGAGGATGACCAGCGACTGATGAGCGTGTCGGAATTTAAGGCCCGCCTGGCCGGCGCCTTGGGGGGACGCGCCGCAGAAGAAATTGTATTTGGGGATGTCACGACGGGCGCCAGTCACGACCTGCAAACCGTGACGCGCATGGCTCGGGCTATGGTCACCCAATACGGTATGAGTGAAAAATTAGGCCCTCTTACCTTTGGCGATAGAGAAGAATTGATTTTTTTGGGAAGGCAAATCAGCGAGCAGCGCAACTACAGTGAAGAAACTGCCGAACAGATTGATTTTGAAGTACGGCAGTTGGTTGATGAAGCTTACAAGCGAGCCTGCCAGCTTTTGACCGATAATATTGATAAGTTAAAATTGGTAGCCACCCGTTTATTGGAAGTAGAAACGCTTGAAGCAAAAGAATTTGCCGCGCTGGTAGATGGCAGCGGTGATAATCCAGAAACCGATCCGGCGCCCCCAGGAAATGCTTCCCCAGAAAAAAGCTCGTCGTCTGATGCGCCGCCAAATGTAGTCCCTCCCTCTACAGCCCCGCTTCCGGCGTAATAATGGTTGCTCTGAATACTAAAATGGCCTCAACCCGGCGGTGAGGCCATTTTTTAATCTTTGTCCGTTGGCGACGACGACATGCTTTCTTTGAAAAAAATTTGCCACTCGGTGGGCATTTTGGTGACATTGCCTTGCCGGTCAAGACTGATGAGCGTGGTGTAGGCTTCGGCCAGGATAGTCGCGGTTTTGGGATCAACTACCTGGTATCCAAATTTCACCTGCCGGCTGCGCATTGCTTTCAGCCAACACCGGATGGTGACTTGTTGGTCGTAATAAGCCGGCTGCCGGTAGCGGATATGCACTTCTGAAACAGCCAGCCGCAAGCCCGCTTTTTCAAATAGAGCATAAGAACTGCCATGCGCCCGCAGCCACTGGCTGCGCCCCTCCTCTAGCCATACCACGTAGGCGGCGTGGTGCACAATGCCCATCTGGTCGGTTTCGGCGTAACGAACGTGGAAGGTGGTTTCAACCAAGTTAGGCATGGAGCGTTAGAGTCTCTCCATGGGGAGTAGACTTTTGACCACGCCCTCCACGTGAAAGATAGTGGGCACAACATAATCAATGGCAATAGACCTTTTGCCCCCATTAATTAAGATGGTTGTCATGCGCAAATCTTTAGCCGGCATCAAGTTGCGAGGCGTATCGTCAACCATAATACAATTCTCCCCCGGCACTTCCAATAAATCCAGCGCTTTCCGATAGGCCATCGGGCGAGGTTTGTTTTCATAGCCCAAAACCTTGATGTCAATAATCAGGTTGAAATGAGGGCGTACCCGCAGGGTGTTTAGCACCCGTTCGCAGTGCTCCACATCGGCGTTGGTAAAGATAACCTTGCGTAACGGAATTTCCTGGAGCATTCGGTCCAGCGGAGGGCTAATGCCCAGAAAGTCTTTCGGATTCACCTCGTGTACAAAATCCAGGTACTCCTGCGGATTGATGTGGTATTCTTCCATTAAACCCCGGAGCGCCGTGCCATATTTCTGATAGTAATCGAGTTTTTTGCTGGTGGCGTCATCAGCCGGAATACCAACTCTTTGCGTCATAAAATACAAAATGCGTTCGCTGATGGCCTTCATCAGCCCGGCTTCTTTGGGATAAAGGGTGTCGTCCAGGTCAAATAAAATATATTCAAATTGAGAATTATCTTGCCTTTTCACCTTGACCACCGTCGAGATGGACGGTTACCGGGCCATCTCACGCAAAAACCGCCTCTCGTTTTTAATTTAGGATAAAGGGCAGATTAAAAAATATTAAATCAACATTAACAAATCATCCTCATTCCTTACTCGCCATAAGCGCGGCAATGTGGTATACTTCTGTCTCAAAGGAAGGTTAGGCGTAATTTACAAAGGGTAGTGGCGTGATGCTGGGGACAAATTGGCTTGGATTTGGGGTGAACCGACAACCGCTAACGGCGGTAAAGCGAGGCTAATTTTTTGAAGGTGCAATGCGGTTCAAATAAAACTACTGGTCAGAATTCTTGTTTAGCCACCCTGGCCAGGTTTTTTCAACCTTCTCCGGGAGGCCATAGCCTGATCGTTTTCGGAGCCAACAAAAAAGGAGTGTTATCTAAACCGGCCCAAGATGCGCCCGGCATCTTTGGCCTCAGATACAACACTCCTCTTTTTAATGAACGTTTATATCGTTTGTAACAGAAATCATAGTAACATAACCTATTTGAATTGTCCAGTCTAAATGGTAGGTATTTTGGCCTGTTTTGCCCAATTTTAATGCTGTTAAGGAGGGGTTGCCTTGATTATCAAACAGTTACCCGTTGGCCCCGTTCAAGCCAACTGCTACATTGTGGGGTGTGAAGAAACCGGAGAAGGCGTGGTTATTGACCCCGGCGACGAGGCGGACCTTATTTTAGCCGAAATTAAAGAATCGGACCTGACCATAAAATACATTTTAAATACCCACGCCCATTTTGACCATATTGTGGCCAACGGCCCTCTGGTTGAAGCGACCGGCGCGCCGTTGGCGTTACATCCATTGGATTTGCCTTTACTCAGAGAAAATGGGGGCGCCGGTTTTTTTGGCCTTCAAGTTCCGCCCGGCCCGGAACCTGACCTGGCCCTGGCCGAAGGGGACACGCTTGTTTTTGGCCGGCATATGCTTGAGGTGCTGTTCACGCCGGGGCATTCCCCCGGTCACGTCAGTTTTTATGAAGCCAAAGAGGGCGTTCTTTTTGACGGCGACGTGCTTTTTGCCGGCGGCATTGGCCGCGCCGACCTGCCCGGCGGCAGTTACGAAACCCTGATGGCCAGCATCAATGAAAAACTGATGGTTTTACCCGATGAAACCATTGTCTGCTCCGGCCACGGCCCGGTGACCACCATTGGGCAGGAGCGGGCGACTAATCCGTGGCTATAACGGGTTTGTTCACGGCCCATTCACTTTGCGCTCCCCCATTCTTCTCTCACAATGGCCTGACCGGCGGGGCTTAAGACAAACTCAACAAATTGCGTGATTTCTGGCCGGCTCTGCTCCGGCGTAATCAGCGATAGCTCCCGGGTTAAAAAATAGCTTCCTGAATCAAGATTTTCCAGGCTGGGCGCAACTCCCTCAATGGGCGCCGCGTAAACCCCTTGCCCTACAAAGGCCAAAGAAACATAGCCGATGGCGTTTGGATTTTGGGCCACAAAATCAAACACAGCCTGGCTGCTGGGCATTACTATGGCGGTGGGCGTAACGGCCCGGTCGGCCATAACGGCCGTTTCAAAAACTGCCCGCGTGCCGGAGCCGTCCTCGCGGCTCACTACCTGGATCGTCATCGGCAGTCCCGCCACCTCTTGCCAGTTGAGCAGCCGTCCGCTAAAAATGTCGCGCAGTTCCCGCAGCGAGAGTCCCTCTACTTTATTCTGAGCGTTGAGAATAATGGCCACCGCATCTTGGGCGATGGGTATCAAGCGAACCTCATTGTTCAGGTCTGAGGGCGTCCAGGAAACCATGCCTATGTCGGCCTGGCCGGTTTCAACCGCCCATTGGCCCAATTGCGAACCGCCGCCTTGAATATCAAAAGTAACCTGGGGATGTTCGGCGCTAAAGCGCGTGGTCAGGTTGACCAATAACGGTTTCATGCTGGTTGATCCGGCTACCTTGAGAAAAACGGGCGGCGGAGGCGTAACGGTCGCCCCGCATGCAGTCAGAAATAGCAGTAGTAGAGCAACAAAAAAACAGAGGGATAGGGGAGCGCCGCTTTGAGTAAAGTTGAAACGTTTTTGCCTACATGAGCAGAGAAGATATTTATTTGAGGGCAAACACACGTTATCCTCTGCTGATATATAGGATAATGCTGGCAATGCTGACGATGGCGCAATAGGCGGCAAAAACATACAGCGAATGGCGTTGCAGATAATAAAGCAGCCAGCGAATACAAAGATAGCCGGACACTGCCGCGGCGATAAAGCCAACGGTAATGGCCGGCAGTTCGGCGGCCAGCGTGCCCGTATCCAGCAGGTCTTTTAAGGCCATTACGCCGGCGCCCAACAAGGCCGGAATGGACATGAGAAAGCTGAAGCGAGCGGCGGCGGTCCGGTTGAAGCC
It encodes:
- a CDS encoding protein kinase codes for the protein MELPVVFNDRYQLVKKIGEGGLAEVYQAQDMSLGRMVAVKVLRPQYTRDPGFLVNFHREAQNAARLSDSYIVAVYDFGQAKSRPYIVMEWVAGSDLRTAIAEQGAIPVNQAVTYAIQICSAVGAAHRAGIVHGDLKPGNILLTPTNQAKVTDFGLARALGESTMEEGEVVWGTPAYFAPEQASGDRALPATDVYAIGIILYEMLTGRVPFVGVDDQDVARKQIYEAHIPVDRLDPIIPEPLARIVDAAMAKNPNERFLTADHLREALMMYKQGRLSASGSQSPISAVVGSPLQNVGYSGAVPPPPPPPSPAAARQRYVPAAQAATRSKKRGGFDGILLLLGLIAIIAIAGLIPLFVAIYQAYAPEPSGIFPTPLPTLLPDQVRMPDIVGLDETAARSALTDMGLELVIAGEEPHPTWPAFTIIQQSIPAGAGVDLGSPVNVILSQGPPLIEVPDVRGMNFEEAQQALTALDLVVQKFEDWSVETPGRVLGQDPPPGSLVANRTLMTLVVSSGSRVPMDANFDGQILLKAYEMPRVQFKPGEIVNLTFFWQAIKPPVADNNFFVYLTTPQGGIVSQIDAAPQGIAPTSQWPVGEVNFNHYQVAIPITAAPGNYQIRIGFYNPATKVRLPILEPGRGEQDNLGALILRSVEVVQ
- a CDS encoding acyl-CoA thioesterase encodes the protein MPNLVETTFHVRYAETDQMGIVHHAAYVVWLEEGRSQWLRAHGSSYALFEKAGLRLAVSEVHIRYRQPAYYDQQVTIRCWLKAMRSRQVKFGYQVVDPKTATILAEAYTTLISLDRQGNVTKMPTEWQIFFKESMSSSPTDKD
- a CDS encoding ferredoxin family protein, with product MTHVITSLCTREGDCVEVCPVDCIIPGPTDDADWNDLFFIDPDTCIDCGACVPVCPPEAIFPEEDLPSEYEADTARNAAFFTDGPGYWDYDLEEERATYKGQPK
- a CDS encoding PIG-L family deacetylase, whose protein sequence is MTLQVPAKAMVIVAHPDDPEFFCGGIIALWCKHGTEMSYLILTNGNKGSDDPEMTPEKLTAIRKKEQQAAADVLGVKQVIYFDERDGELQHTLGLRQRVVAEIRRHQPDVVITQDPSRYFFENRYINHADHRAAGEVTIDAVFPAARNRMYHPELLDLGLEPHTVKEVYLTGTERANLWVDISEVFDLKIKAIRCHVSQVRDPDNLYERIKERNTTLDQYGREVLREEFRVMQIG
- the ftsH gene encoding ATP-dependent zinc metalloprotease FtsH, coding for MNSGFFKNSGIVYLLVLLAVAAIVFSIFSGPRNTNEIDLSTVAEDIKAGKVEKIEIQEDELTVTYTGADNSPVKSRKETDVSIFKTFEDLSVSAENLNNIEITVIPRSAWSDWGTLALTVLPLVILGGLLFFMVRQAQGSNNQALSFGKSRARMFAGDKPTVTFEDVAGAEEAKEELAEVVEFLREPEKFISLGARIPKGVLMVGPPGCGKTLLAKAVSGEAGVPFFSISGSEFVEMFVGVGASRVRDLFDQAKRNCPCIVFVDEIDAVGRHRGAGLGGSHDEREQTLNQILVEMDGFETDTNVIVVAATNRPDILDPALLRPGRFDRRVVLDRPDWQGRKKILEVHARGKPLATNVNLEALSKITIGFSGADLENVINEGAILAARRGQKQIKMADLQEAIEKVRMGPERRSRIRNEEELEVTAYHEAGHALVSHLIPEADPVHKVTIIARGSTLGVTLFLPEDDQRLMSVSEFKARLAGALGGRAAEEIVFGDVTTGASHDLQTVTRMARAMVTQYGMSEKLGPLTFGDREELIFLGRQISEQRNYSEETAEQIDFEVRQLVDEAYKRACQLLTDNIDKLKLVATRLLEVETLEAKEFAALVDGSGDNPETDPAPPGNASPEKSSSSDAPPNVVPPSTAPLPA
- a CDS encoding MBL fold metallo-hydrolase, with amino-acid sequence MIIKQLPVGPVQANCYIVGCEETGEGVVIDPGDEADLILAEIKESDLTIKYILNTHAHFDHIVANGPLVEATGAPLALHPLDLPLLRENGGAGFFGLQVPPGPEPDLALAEGDTLVFGRHMLEVLFTPGHSPGHVSFYEAKEGVLFDGDVLFAGGIGRADLPGGSYETLMASINEKLMVLPDETIVCSGHGPVTTIGQERATNPWL
- a CDS encoding pyrimidine 5'-nucleotidase, whose amino-acid sequence is MKRQDNSQFEYILFDLDDTLYPKEAGLMKAISERILYFMTQRVGIPADDATSKKLDYYQKYGTALRGLMEEYHINPQEYLDFVHEVNPKDFLGISPPLDRMLQEIPLRKVIFTNADVEHCERVLNTLRVRPHFNLIIDIKVLGYENKPRPMAYRKALDLLEVPGENCIMVDDTPRNLMPAKDLRMTTILINGGKRSIAIDYVVPTIFHVEGVVKSLLPMERL
- a CDS encoding phosphate ABC transporter substrate-binding protein — translated: MKPLLVNLTTRFSAEHPQVTFDIQGGGSQLGQWAVETGQADIGMVSWTPSDLNNEVRLIPIAQDAVAIILNAQNKVEGLSLRELRDIFSGRLLNWQEVAGLPMTIQVVSREDGSGTRAVFETAVMADRAVTPTAIVMPSSQAVFDFVAQNPNAIGYVSLAFVGQGVYAAPIEGVAPSLENLDSGSYFLTRELSLITPEQSRPEITQFVEFVLSPAGQAIVREEWGSAK